TTTCATGCGTGTTTTGAAGCGTACATTGGCGGCAACTGGATTATTTTTGACGCTACCAAATTAGCCCCCCTCAACGGCCTCGTTAAAATTGCCAACGGCCGCGATGCAGCCGATGCGGCGGTTGCCAGCATTTTTGGTAACGTTAGTTGCCTATCGATGCAGGTTGGGTGCGACGCAATAGAAGAAAATTTTACTCCTTTGTACTACGACATAAATCAGCAGCAAGGCCTTTCCTACAGTTAGATTTATAGCCATTAGGGTGAGCTATCGCTGGTATATGAAGTACTAATAACTCTTTAAACTAGCTTGTCTCTCGGCACTTATATTAATAATACCTGTACGGTGGGTATTTTAGGTAATATTTTAAAACCAAAAAGGCCAACCTTTATAATGGGTTAGCCTTCCTGCAAACAAATTTTTAAAAATTTTAATTTTTGGAGTTAATAAGGTTTAATTATTCTTCCGGGTTTTTCTGTTTGTTTAATTTAACGGGTTGCGCTTCGTTTTTGTTATTGGCTATCTGTTTACCCCATTTAAAATCTACTTTTTCCAGCAAACCTACCCGCTCCGGCAGTAACTTATCTTTTTCGTGCCGCATCCGGCTCACCCACTTACCTAATTTACGATCTTGAGCCCATTTTACGGGTACGCGCGTGTGCCCGTGCTCTTGTTTAAACTGGAGCAAGCGCTGGTACATATCGTGCCACGAAACCAGTAATTTGCGGCTTAAGCTCCAATCAAAGCCCAGTATATTCAGGAGTTCTATTTTTTGAGCCGATAACTCCGCTTTATTTAGCTTTTGGCGGTAAACCCAGGCTGCCAACTGGCGATTTGGCGCCCAATGGTAAGGCACCCGGGTATGCCCATAACGTTCTTTAAACTGGCTCAGCGCTTCGTACATCTTCATCCAGTAACCTTCCTGCACATTCCACGGAAAACGGATTTCGTTGAGTTTCGCCATGCGCTCTTCGGATAATCTTCCCTGGCAAAAAAGAATGCGCTGCCACCGGGTCCAGCGTTGCAGTACCGGGTTTATTTTTAAAGAAACCTGGCAGGTACCGTATACTTGCTGATAAATTTTTAAGCGTTCAAAATTAAGGTTCCATTTAGAATCGTAATTCGACTTAAGTTGTTGGTGCGTATTGGAACTCCAAACAAAACCAATCTGGTTTAACTTCTTCTTTTTTACAGGATCGAGCTTGCCTTTAGCTTCTAACATGCGCTGGGTGGCCACCCACGTGCCCAGCGATTTGTTTTCTTTATAATTTACCGGAACAAAACTATGACCTTGTTGCTTTTTAAAAGCGCAAAGTTGCTGGTATTTTTCCTGCCAATCATTGTTTTTAACTTCTTTAAAATTCCAGATAAAGTTTAGGTCATTTAATTTTTGTTCCCGGTTGGCGGGTAGTAAATTATTCTTCTTCGCGGTTCTTTGGTTTTCAATCCAACTGGTTAGTTGTTTAAACCGGCCTGGTACCCGCGTGTGGCCGTGTTTCTCGAAAAAACGACGCAGTTCTTGGTAGTATTGTTGCCACTGCGAGTTGTATAATACCTGAATGTGCCACACAAAATCCAGTTCGTTTAACTTTTTTTCCCGCTCGGGCAATAGTTTGCCTTTGGCTTTCATGCGGCGTTGCACCCGCACCCAGTTAGCCAACATCGGATCGGCTTTCCAGTCTTGCGGCACCAAGCTATGCCCAAATTCGGCGGAAAATTCTTTTAACCGCGCATACATCTGCTCCCACCTTTGGTCGCGGGTAGAAGCCATTTCCCAGTCAACATCTAACTGGTTCAGTTTATTAAACCGGGCTTCCGACAGATATTTTTTATCCTGAATCTGGCGCCAAAGCCAATCCCTCAGGGCTTCGTACTCGGGGATGGCAGGTACATGGGCGTGACCATTAATTTTAAAAAAATTTTCTAACTGATGATACATCAGCTCCCATAAAGCGCCTTTTCTGTTAAATTTAAAAGGCAGCTCCGCTAATTTAATTCTTAACTCCGGCGGAAGTTTATTTTGTAACCGGGCTTGAATTCCTATCCACTTGATTAAATCTTCGTCGAGGATAATAGGGTTGAAAGGTTCATTATTATCCTGATGCAGGTAAGCTTTAAATTTATGGTAATGGCGTTGCCAGCTCTCGTAAAACGAAGTATCAAAAAGTTCTTTTGTTAAACTTTCCATAGTTTCTTACAATATCCAAATCCTCTCTGGTAACGTCTAGTACTACTTAAATATATAAGAATAATATTATGTATGCATTAATTTTAAAAATATTTTTAGATTATTATGTAAAAAACTAATAATCAAAAACATGCAAGGCAGCTATATTCTATTTGCTTTATCTTAAAAAAAATTACTGGTTTATTCTATCCTGATTTTAAGTAAGTTAAATCACCAATCAGAATAAATAATTAAGCTAAAAACCTAAAATCATATAAAACTTTTATTATATTTATACACCTGCGGTTACAGATACACAACTCTTTTTTCCTTTTTTAATTTTAATACTTAAGGTAATGCTCTTGCTATGTAGTAATATATAAAAATTTCAAAATCCGATACTTGTCAGCTAATGTCTTCTGTACTTTTATGGTTTCCACTTATTATGGTAGTAACCTTTTTAGGCAGTAAACGCAAAATTGGCCTGGGATGGACATTTGTAATTTGTTTTTTTCTCCATCCCTTTATCGGCCCGGTCGCTGTTTTCTTATCGGCCAAAAAAACAGAATCCGATTACCCCACCTTTGGTTGTATATTTTAAAATTTCCGGGTTAGCTATTTTTAAACTACATACCGTGTTTAGCCAGGTTATTTATATACCTGCGGCACCCGCGCAACTTGGTGCTGCTATTTTATAGCCTTTTACTATCCGGTGTTTCTTAAAAACCCTAAACTTAATTACGTGCCTCCACTAAACCTAAATCAAATCCAAACAAATGAAACAAACTTTACTTGCGCTTTTTACTTTAACCTGTTTTACCGGCTGCACCCCTCTTTTAAAAGCTACTGCTTACGAGCACCCTACCGGTTATGAGGAGATAAATGCCACCTACACAGCCGGCAGAAAAGGCGTTGTTTTACGTAAATACCCCAAAATATTTAATCCAATTTTTAAAAATATCCGCGTTGGCGATACCATTTTTGTGCACGGCCAAATAAACCATGAATGGTACGTTGTTCGAAATAAAGGTAAAAAGTACTATGCCCCTTACCGCGATATTTACCCCTTCAGTATTTTAGATGTAGCTGTGCGTCCTGCCCCGGATTCCAGCTTACAACAATTTCCCCCGATTCCGCTCCTGGCGGAGTAATTAGTTTTAAAAATTAGCATCCTTAAGCACCTAAATTGCCCGGTAAAATAGCTGCTTTTATCTTGGGGTGGTGGCAACTATTTTGGTACTTTGTTCCGTCTTTAAAGCAGTAATTCAAGGCGCCTTTAACAGACGGAACGATGCTTAATTTAAAAGACTTTAACCATTTAACCCATTTAGAAAAAATGGTTTATTTAAAAAAATGGGGCACGTATTTAGCTATCCGGCACACTTCGGTTTTTACTATTAAACTGTATTATGTGCATAATTTTTATGTAGAACTGTACTTCCGGAATAGCTGCGACAAGTGCGAGTACATCGGCAATTTTGAAGGCACTACCATGCTGGAACCTTATTTAAAAAGCATTAAGTTAAATCTAAGTTATTAGGCAAAAAAAATTTGAGTGACTTTAAACCGCTTTTATAATTATGATAACAAGTTAGTAGTATCTTTCAATAAAACTCCGGATAGTTTTAGCCGCAAAGCTTCTTGTAACAGGTAAGTTAATTTATTTGCAGCCTCTTGGTACGTTAAACCAGCGGGCCGGATATTGGAAAGGCAATTGCGGGATTCATCTGTTAAACCGGGTTGGGGATTATATGTAAAATAAGCACCCAAGCTATCGGGGGAGCTTAAACCCGGCCGCTCTCCGATTAAAATCAAAGCAAGTTTTGTCTTAAATAAATATCCTATTTCGTCGCTGATGGCAACCCGGCCTTGCTCCACGAGGGTAATCGGTGCTAAACTACAATTTAACTGGCGCAGGTTTGGTACTAATAATTGTAATACCGGTAAGGCATGTTGGTTAATAGCTGTAGCGGATAAACCATCGGCCAGAATAATAGCGATATCCGGTGCATTCCCTACATTTTTTTTTAAATTTTCTACTGATTGTAAACTAAGCTTGCGTCCCAAATCTGGTCGCTGCAAGTATTCTTGCCGGTTGCCGGCCTGGCTTTGCAAGGAGTATACCGGTATGTCGAATTGGTTATTTATATCTCTAGTAAGTTCATCTATATTAATTTCTGAGAATACCGCATCGCGGGCATACGCATGAGCCAGTTTAAATTGCAGAGAATGGGCAAGCGGTTCGGAAATGCCGGTCCGGCCCAAAGCAATGCGTGCGGCCGTAAACTTACGCAACGCCGCCCACGAATCACCCGCCTGTTCACTGAAATGCTGTATATGTTCTTCTTCCATACCGGCAATTATTGCAAAGTTTGAATTATTGTTTGGGATGAATAAATTACATTATAAGCCAACATCTTATGAACGTACACGCTGGTTCGAAAATAAAAAATTTAAAAATTTAATTAAAAAGCATTCTGCAGCAAAGGATGCCCTTTATTTACCCGTAAAAGCTGGCCCTTATCGTTCATGAGTCCTTGGTTTTGCATCCATTGTTCAAACTCCGGTGCCGGACGTAAGTTTAAAACTTTCCGGGCGTATAAAGCATCATGAAAAGAAGTGGACTGGTAATGCAACATAATATCATCAGCCCCGGGCACTCCCATAATAAAATTGCACCCGGCTACACCCAAAAGTGTAAGTAAATTATCCATATCGTCCTGGTCAACATCGGCGTGGTTAGTATAACATACATCCACCCCCATGGGTAAACCAAGCAGCTTCGCGCAAAAATGATCTTCCAGGGCCGCCCGAGTAATTTGTTTACCGTTATACAAGTATTCCGGTCCGATAAAACCAACCACCGAATTAACGAGCAAAGGTTTAAAATGACGAGCCACCGCGTACGCCCGGGCCTCGCAGGTTTGCTGATCTACGCCGCCGTGGGCATTAGCCGATAAAGCGCTACCCTGGCCGGTTTCAAAATACATTACGTTGGTACCCAAGCTGCCACGGTTTAAAGCTAGAGCCGCCTCATACGCTTCCTGTAACATACTTAAATTTATTCCAAAGCTTTGGTTTGTTTTTTCGGTACCGCCAACAGATTGAAATACCAAATCGACGGGTGCTTGTTGCGCCATTATTGCTAAAGCGGTAGTAACGTGGCACAATACGCAGGTTTGCGTTGGTATAGCAAATTGGTCCCGTAAATAATCCAACATTTCTAAAAGTTTAATCGCATCAGCCGGGCGGTCCGTGGCCGGATTAATGCCAATAACCGCATCACCGCTGCCGTACATTAATCCATCTAATACGCTAGCAGCAATGCCCTTGGGATCATCGGTAGGATGGTTGGGTTGTAAACGGGTAGCCAATCTTCCTTTTAAACCTAATGTATTACGAAACCTGGTTATAACTTCGCACTTTTTGGCAACCGCAATTAAATCCTGATTCCGCATTAATTTACTAACAGCTGCCACCATCTCGGGCGTTAACCCCAAAGCCAGATTTTGTAAAACCAGCGAATCTACCTCTTCCTGTAAAATCCAGTCGCGCAACTCGCCCGTGGTAAAATGACTGATTATTTTAAATTTTTCCGAATGGTGGGTGTCAATAATTAAGCGGGTAACTTCGTCGTGTTCATAAGGGATGATTGCTTCGTTTAAAAAAGCCTGCAAAGGTACATCAGCCAGGCAGAGTTGGGCGGCTACTCTTTCTTCATAAGTTAAGGCGGCCAAACCCGCCAGAACATCGCCGGACCGGTACGGAGAAGCTTTGGCCAGAAGTGTTTTCAGATCCGGAAACGAATACGTGTGATTTTGCACGGTATACCGGTAACTCATATTTCCGACGGTTTAATTACAGGGTTGGCTACGGGTAATTTTTGCTCCGGATTATCTTCTGAAATAAAAGAAATAACCGATAATTTCTTGTGCGATCCGGTGAGGTAAAAAAGTAAAATTACCAGAATCAATCCGCTAAAAAATATAAAGCAAAGCCAAAAATAATAATACAAAAAGGCAATGGCCGCTACAATTCCCAACCCTAAAGCTATTCCGGGAAAATAAGGATATATGGGGGCTTTAAATGGTCTTGCTAAATCCGGTTCTTTAGCCCGTAACACAAATAAACTCACCATACTGATGATGTACATGATTACTGCCCCAAAAGTAGATAAGATTACCAGCTT
The sequence above is a segment of the Adhaeribacter swui genome. Coding sequences within it:
- the eutC gene encoding ethanolamine ammonia-lyase subunit EutC, which produces MEEEHIQHFSEQAGDSWAALRKFTAARIALGRTGISEPLAHSLQFKLAHAYARDAVFSEINIDELTRDINNQFDIPVYSLQSQAGNRQEYLQRPDLGRKLSLQSVENLKKNVGNAPDIAIILADGLSATAINQHALPVLQLLVPNLRQLNCSLAPITLVEQGRVAISDEIGYLFKTKLALILIGERPGLSSPDSLGAYFTYNPQPGLTDESRNCLSNIRPAGLTYQEAANKLTYLLQEALRLKLSGVLLKDTTNLLS
- a CDS encoding SH3 domain-containing protein, which translates into the protein MKQTLLALFTLTCFTGCTPLLKATAYEHPTGYEEINATYTAGRKGVVLRKYPKIFNPIFKNIRVGDTIFVHGQINHEWYVVRNKGKKYYAPYRDIYPFSILDVAVRPAPDSSLQQFPPIPLLAE
- a CDS encoding ethanolamine ammonia-lyase subunit EutB, producing MSYRYTVQNHTYSFPDLKTLLAKASPYRSGDVLAGLAALTYEERVAAQLCLADVPLQAFLNEAIIPYEHDEVTRLIIDTHHSEKFKIISHFTTGELRDWILQEEVDSLVLQNLALGLTPEMVAAVSKLMRNQDLIAVAKKCEVITRFRNTLGLKGRLATRLQPNHPTDDPKGIAASVLDGLMYGSGDAVIGINPATDRPADAIKLLEMLDYLRDQFAIPTQTCVLCHVTTALAIMAQQAPVDLVFQSVGGTEKTNQSFGINLSMLQEAYEAALALNRGSLGTNVMYFETGQGSALSANAHGGVDQQTCEARAYAVARHFKPLLVNSVVGFIGPEYLYNGKQITRAALEDHFCAKLLGLPMGVDVCYTNHADVDQDDMDNLLTLLGVAGCNFIMGVPGADDIMLHYQSTSFHDALYARKVLNLRPAPEFEQWMQNQGLMNDKGQLLRVNKGHPLLQNAF
- a CDS encoding helicase associated domain-containing protein, which codes for MESLTKELFDTSFYESWQRHYHKFKAYLHQDNNEPFNPIILDEDLIKWIGIQARLQNKLPPELRIKLAELPFKFNRKGALWELMYHQLENFFKINGHAHVPAIPEYEALRDWLWRQIQDKKYLSEARFNKLNQLDVDWEMASTRDQRWEQMYARLKEFSAEFGHSLVPQDWKADPMLANWVRVQRRMKAKGKLLPEREKKLNELDFVWHIQVLYNSQWQQYYQELRRFFEKHGHTRVPGRFKQLTSWIENQRTAKKNNLLPANREQKLNDLNFIWNFKEVKNNDWQEKYQQLCAFKKQQGHSFVPVNYKENKSLGTWVATQRMLEAKGKLDPVKKKKLNQIGFVWSSNTHQQLKSNYDSKWNLNFERLKIYQQVYGTCQVSLKINPVLQRWTRWQRILFCQGRLSEERMAKLNEIRFPWNVQEGYWMKMYEALSQFKERYGHTRVPYHWAPNRQLAAWVYRQKLNKAELSAQKIELLNILGFDWSLSRKLLVSWHDMYQRLLQFKQEHGHTRVPVKWAQDRKLGKWVSRMRHEKDKLLPERVGLLEKVDFKWGKQIANNKNEAQPVKLNKQKNPEE